A stretch of Lactuca sativa cultivar Salinas chromosome 6, Lsat_Salinas_v11, whole genome shotgun sequence DNA encodes these proteins:
- the LOC111903365 gene encoding uncharacterized protein LOC111903365, producing the protein MARYYFFLCILLTFSSSLYGISAVNYQVINLAEKTPGGIRFTKEIGIPFTKTLMGTINNYVWNTILQQSDPADRKPVPTMTIYIMEYKGAEAIAWGDNINVSSVYLQGYQGNLKWQFTSLLYHEITHVFQWDGEGKAPLGLVEGVADYTKLKANYAQVGYAKPGTGNKWDQGYDFTARFLDYCDGITPGFVAKLNKKMRKTFDVKFFQELTGKPLDTLWKNYKAKYGNIKHGDEITEFVN; encoded by the coding sequence ATGGCTCGCTATTACTTTTTCCTTTGTATCCTTCTAACCTTTTCATCGTCTCTTTATGGAATATCCGCCGTGAACTACCAAGTAATTAACCTTGCTGAGAAAACGCCTGGCGGAATCCGTTTCACCAAAGAAATCGGAATTCCCTTCACAAAGACACTAATGGGTACCATTAACAACTACGTATGGAACACCATCTTGCAACAAAGCGATCCTGCTGACCGAAAGCCTGTGCCCACTATGACCATTTACATCATGGAGTACAAAGGAGCCGAAGCTATCGCTTGGGGTGATAATATTAATGTTAGTTCTGTTTATCTACAAGGGTATCAAGGGAACCTGAAATGGCAATTCACGTCCCTTTTGTACCATGAAATTACCCACGTTTTTCAATGGGATGGTGAGGGTAAAGCTCCACTAGGCTTGGTAGAAGGGGTGGCGGACTATACAAAATTAAAAGCGAATTATGCCCAAGTTGGTTATGCAAAACCAGGAACTGGTAATAAATGGGACCAGGGGTATGATTTCACAGCTCGTTTTCTCGATTATTGTGATGGGATTACCCCAGGGTTTGTGGCAAAGCTAAACAAAAAGATGAGGAAAACTTTTGACGTCAAGTTTTTTCAAGAGTTGACAGGAAAGCCCTTGGATACACTATGGAAGAACTACAAGGCTAAATATGGGAATATCAAGCATGGTGATGAAATAACTGAATTTGTTAATTGA
- the LOC122194592 gene encoding uncharacterized protein LOC122194592 — protein sequence MGLNESYKIIRGQIQMMQPLPSLSTAYSLIIQEERQRTIIASSFVNIEAIAMHVSSDSSPNSVKKTLTCTHCKKTGHKKSQCYRLVGFPSNFKFTKAKKEESKSNVHNTTSFPFTSEQYQQLLQLLNNNTSQPSTSHVNDSIADNAMNPKELHDWSA from the exons ATGGGACTTAATGAATCATACAAGATCATTCGAGGACAAATTCAGATGATGCAGCCTTTGCCATCTCTTTCTACTGCATATTCCTTGATCATTCAAGAAGAACGTCAACGCACTATTATTGCTTCATCCTTTGTCAATATTGAGGCTATTGCTATGCATGTGTCTTCAGATTCATCTCCAAATTCAGTCAAGAAAACTCTAACATGCACTCATTGTAAAAAGACTGGTCATAAAAAGAGTCAATGTTACCGATTAGTTGGTTTTCCTTCCAACTTCAAGTTTACTAAAGCAAAGAAAGAAGAATCCAAGTCCAATGTTCATAATACTACTTCTTTTCCATTTACTTCAGAGCAATATCAGCAGTTACTTCAATTGCTCAACAACAATACTTCTCAACCTTCAACAAGCCATGTCAACGACTCAATTGCTGATAATGCCATGAATCCAAAGG AATTACACGATTGGTCTGCCTAA